One genomic segment of Clostridium saccharoperbutylacetonicum N1-4(HMT) includes these proteins:
- a CDS encoding sensor histidine kinase codes for MTIKKRLFISNLLMIAIPAILGLIMVGGTIFGVMEIMGEHDPNEKFFYESMDKINKLTNKWSENMNFDKMKEDIDKFNDKNKDRNISLRVYEGQNLVYPLSNAEDTSILDTALAKNDNHMLIMDNVAIYKETVGKYNVVIEDTDFTHYNKENSKVYDRVIYTLGIVMLFLVIAIILFTNRFLTSFVFKRIITPLETLVYGVHQIRDGNLNYYIDYNENDEFQEICSDFNEMAKRLLDSVKARQKDEANRKELIAGISHDLRTPLTSIKAYVEGLETGVASTPESQKRYLETIKNKTNDLEHIVSQLFLFSKLDIGEFPLYLEKVNIGKELLSIAINLFEEYKEKGLIITMMENVKDVYIEADIVQLRNAVVNILENSVKYKNKEQGRMKISCKEKDNYVEIKLEDNGPGVSEEALEKLFDVFYRTDPSRSNPSKGSGLGLSITAKILEQLGGAIKAENVAEGGLAIIMTLPKYINNKSKNN; via the coding sequence GTGACTATAAAGAAACGTTTATTTATATCAAATCTTTTAATGATTGCTATACCTGCAATCTTAGGCCTTATAATGGTAGGTGGTACAATATTTGGAGTTATGGAAATAATGGGAGAGCATGATCCAAATGAAAAATTCTTTTATGAATCTATGGATAAAATCAATAAACTTACAAATAAATGGTCTGAAAATATGAATTTTGATAAAATGAAAGAAGATATAGATAAATTTAATGATAAGAATAAAGATAGGAATATTTCTTTGAGAGTTTATGAGGGACAGAATCTGGTATATCCTTTATCAAACGCTGAAGACACCTCTATCTTAGATACTGCCTTAGCTAAAAATGATAATCATATGCTTATTATGGATAATGTAGCAATTTATAAGGAAACAGTAGGTAAATATAACGTAGTCATAGAAGACACCGACTTTACTCATTATAATAAGGAAAATAGCAAGGTTTATGATAGGGTAATATATACTTTGGGAATAGTAATGCTTTTTTTAGTTATTGCTATAATATTGTTTACTAATAGATTTTTAACTAGTTTTGTATTTAAACGAATTATTACACCATTAGAAACTTTAGTATATGGTGTGCATCAAATTCGAGATGGTAATTTGAATTATTATATTGATTACAATGAAAACGATGAATTTCAAGAAATATGTTCTGATTTTAATGAAATGGCCAAGCGGCTTTTAGATTCTGTAAAGGCTAGACAAAAAGATGAAGCTAACCGTAAAGAATTAATTGCTGGAATTTCTCATGATTTACGAACACCTTTGACATCGATAAAAGCATATGTGGAAGGCTTAGAAACAGGTGTGGCGTCTACTCCAGAAAGTCAAAAACGCTATTTGGAGACAATAAAGAATAAAACTAATGATTTAGAGCATATTGTAAGTCAATTGTTTTTATTTTCTAAGTTAGATATTGGTGAATTTCCTTTGTATTTGGAAAAAGTTAATATTGGAAAAGAACTTTTAAGTATTGCAATTAATCTATTTGAAGAATACAAGGAAAAGGGATTAATCATTACAATGATGGAAAATGTAAAGGATGTTTATATTGAAGCAGATATTGTACAGTTACGTAATGCTGTAGTCAATATTTTAGAAAATAGTGTTAAATACAAAAATAAGGAACAAGGTCGAATGAAAATAAGCTGTAAAGAGAAGGATAACTACGTAGAAATTAAATTAGAAGATAATGGCCCAGGTGTTAGTGAAGAAGCACTTGAGAAGCTATTTGATGTTTTTTATAGAACAGATCCATCTCGAAGTAATCCAAGTAAAGGCAGTGGATTAGGCCTTTCTATAACAGCAAAAATTCTAGAGCAGTTAGGTGGAGCAATAAAAGCTGAAAATGTTGCAGAAGGTGGTCTTGCTATTATAATGACACTACCGAAATATATAAATAATAAGTCTAAGAACAATTGA
- a CDS encoding response regulator transcription factor has protein sequence MKKILIIEDDNSIAEIERDFLEISGFETFIVADGIEGLKHASSGEYDLILLDLMLPNIDGYEICKRIRGTIDIPIIMVTARIEDIDKIRGLGLGADDYISKPFSPTELVARVKANLAQYERLTTGNSEKNEELKAGNVTINSKAHRVYVDGEEIEFKNKEYELLLFLVTNADIVFNKEILYEKIWGMDAYGDIKTVAVHINRLRDKIEKDPSNPVHIQTVWGAGYRFKV, from the coding sequence TTGAAAAAAATTCTAATTATTGAAGATGATAACTCAATTGCTGAAATTGAAAGAGATTTTTTAGAGATAAGTGGATTTGAAACTTTTATTGTGGCTGATGGAATAGAAGGATTAAAGCATGCTTCTTCTGGAGAATACGATTTAATACTTTTAGATTTAATGCTGCCAAATATAGATGGGTATGAAATTTGTAAAAGAATACGCGGAACAATTGATATCCCAATAATAATGGTTACAGCTAGAATAGAAGATATAGATAAAATAAGAGGTTTGGGTTTAGGAGCAGATGATTATATTTCTAAGCCTTTTTCTCCTACAGAGCTTGTTGCAAGGGTAAAAGCTAATTTAGCACAATATGAGCGATTAACAACTGGCAATTCAGAGAAAAATGAAGAGCTAAAAGCTGGTAATGTTACTATTAATTCAAAGGCTCATCGTGTTTATGTAGATGGAGAAGAAATTGAATTTAAAAACAAAGAATATGAACTATTATTATTCTTAGTTACAAATGCTGATATTGTTTTTAATAAAGAAATATTATATGAGAAGATTTGGGGAATGGATGCATATGGAGATATTAAAACTGTTGCAGTTCATATCAATAGACTAAGAGATAAAATAGAAAAAGATCCATCTAATCCTGTACATATCCAAACTGTGTGGGGAGCTGGGTATAGATTTAAAGTTTAA